Proteins encoded by one window of Methermicoccus shengliensis DSM 18856:
- a CDS encoding energy-coupling factor transporter transmembrane component T family protein: protein MITFRYEDRDTPVHRTSAVVKLIWVVDVLTLSLIFDDPIYLVLLFAATLPVVYVGHIAREWFSVIRFVVFLAPMIVALNVAFNHNGSHVLYQAGVALPFLGTPTITLEALVYGLMMSVRLLAILSAFAILTFTVHPDDLMLLMLKLKVPYRSVLVTSMSTRFLPTLIEDARTITDVQRSRGLEVDRGNIIQRIKNRVPILVPLVANSLDRAVQIAEAMESRAFGSSKKRTFYRELELSRWDKAMALLMLTPLVLGLLGRLLFGLGTYRYYPSLEPITLEPMGAVALLVVLLVLNMLSIPQSRLQSKQLLITK, encoded by the coding sequence ATGATTACGTTCAGGTATGAGGACAGGGACACGCCGGTGCACAGGACGAGCGCGGTTGTGAAGCTGATATGGGTGGTGGACGTGCTCACCCTCAGCCTCATATTCGACGACCCCATCTACCTCGTGCTGCTGTTTGCCGCCACGCTGCCCGTGGTGTACGTGGGCCACATCGCAAGGGAGTGGTTTTCTGTGATAAGGTTCGTGGTGTTTCTTGCTCCCATGATTGTGGCGCTGAACGTGGCGTTCAACCACAACGGCTCTCACGTGTTATATCAGGCGGGTGTTGCCCTTCCCTTTTTGGGCACCCCAACCATCACGCTCGAGGCCCTTGTGTACGGGCTCATGATGTCCGTGAGGCTCCTTGCCATACTTTCGGCGTTTGCCATCCTCACGTTCACGGTGCATCCCGATGACCTCATGCTGCTCATGCTGAAGCTCAAGGTGCCCTATCGCTCTGTGCTCGTCACCTCGATGTCCACCCGCTTCTTGCCCACACTGATTGAGGATGCGAGGACGATAACAGATGTGCAGCGCTCCCGTGGTCTGGAGGTGGACAGGGGGAACATCATCCAGAGGATAAAGAACAGAGTTCCCATTCTGGTGCCACTCGTTGCCAACTCGCTCGACCGCGCTGTGCAGATAGCCGAGGCAATGGAGTCGAGGGCATTTGGCTCATCCAAGAAGCGCACGTTCTACAGGGAGCTGGAGCTGAGCAGATGGGACAAGGCGATGGCCCTGCTCATGCTCACGCCCTTGGTGCTGGGGCTTTTGGGGAGGCTGCTGTTTGGGCTTGGAACGTATCGCTACTACCCCTCTCTCGAGCCCATAACACTCGAGCCCATGGGCGCTGTGGCGCTGCTCGTGGTTCTGCTGGTGCTCAACATGCTTTCCATTCCACAGAGCCGCTTACAAAGTAAGCAACTGTTGATTACGAAGTAA
- a CDS encoding carboxypeptidase-like regulatory domain-containing protein codes for MMWAAMLVLSLLGTQMALAQAGAATTAATTVATTVATTIFADRTSVYAGEQVNISVFYHDPAGRWSPLPGAEVLVGERTFITDADGRLTLTLDEPGTYDIVATKDGFATSEKFTLRVLPTPSGKPTPERNLRNPRMLEMGDVFQQQDSPAQPLSQPPARPPTTPAFGIIASFMALLIVVLRRM; via the coding sequence ATGATGTGGGCTGCTATGCTCGTGCTCTCACTGCTTGGGACACAGATGGCGCTTGCACAGGCTGGAGCTGCCACCACAGCTGCCACCACAGTTGCCACCACAGTTGCCACCACGATATTTGCAGACAGGACGAGCGTGTATGCTGGCGAGCAGGTCAACATCTCGGTGTTCTATCACGACCCCGCCGGGAGGTGGAGCCCGCTTCCGGGTGCGGAAGTGCTGGTGGGCGAAAGGACGTTCATCACGGATGCAGATGGAAGGCTCACGCTCACTCTCGATGAGCCGGGAACGTATGACATTGTGGCCACCAAGGATGGTTTTGCCACGAGCGAGAAGTTCACACTTCGAGTGCTGCCCACCCCCTCTGGCAAGCCCACTCCAGAACGAAATCTACGAAATCCCCGCATGCTGGAGATGGGGGATGTGTTCCAGCAGCAGGATTCTCCAGCGCAGCCTCTATCGCAGCCTCCAGCGCGGCCACCCACCACTCCCGCGTTCGGCATTATCGCCTCGTTTATGGCCCTGCTGATAGTTGTCCTGAGGAGGATGTGA
- a CDS encoding DUF4430 domain-containing protein, whose product MRRWLALMVFLLVLAGAGCVDDGSGQAPTSTPATTPQEEQGFEFTTQQPAGAHTSGTSSIEPTRVVVTLYFGKVLLLNESVPWQKGLTAMDALRQVASVETAYGGGFVNGINGYVSKFTGGGGQKVDWFYTVNGFPVDRGAPAYVLHPGDVQIWDYHEWAYYGRTCVVGAFPEPFVHGYNGVVRDTLIVYEDGLEESAQQIAERLRQEGATRVSVITYDELTQQQREQDNIILVGTYEFEPIHFVLGLHARLNIYTYIENGKVVMEDVGGKKSVLGDGGIIVATNSPWNPRGTGVNENMVWVVAGTSKEEANAAAELVAKTPERLHYFYSVAVVNGDVVRVPQ is encoded by the coding sequence ATGAGAAGATGGTTGGCGTTGATGGTGTTCCTGTTGGTGCTGGCAGGTGCGGGTTGTGTGGATGATGGGAGTGGGCAGGCTCCCACGTCCACACCAGCCACCACTCCTCAGGAGGAGCAGGGGTTTGAATTCACCACCCAGCAGCCCGCTGGCGCGCATACCTCTGGCACATCTTCCATCGAGCCCACAAGGGTGGTGGTCACCCTCTACTTTGGAAAGGTGCTGCTGCTCAATGAAAGCGTTCCATGGCAAAAGGGGCTTACGGCGATGGATGCGCTCAGGCAGGTTGCCAGCGTGGAAACCGCATATGGAGGTGGCTTTGTGAACGGCATCAACGGGTACGTGTCCAAGTTTACAGGTGGAGGTGGGCAGAAGGTGGACTGGTTCTACACGGTAAATGGCTTTCCCGTGGACAGGGGGGCACCCGCATACGTGTTGCACCCCGGAGATGTGCAGATATGGGACTATCACGAGTGGGCGTACTATGGGCGCACGTGTGTGGTGGGTGCCTTTCCAGAGCCGTTCGTGCATGGCTACAATGGTGTGGTAAGGGACACCCTCATCGTGTATGAGGATGGGCTTGAGGAGAGTGCACAGCAGATTGCAGAGCGGCTGCGGCAGGAGGGTGCCACGAGGGTGTCGGTGATTACATACGACGAGCTCACTCAGCAGCAGAGGGAGCAGGACAATATCATACTGGTGGGCACATACGAATTCGAGCCCATACACTTCGTGCTTGGTCTGCACGCGAGGCTGAACATCTACACCTACATCGAGAATGGCAAGGTGGTGATGGAGGACGTGGGAGGAAAGAAGAGTGTGCTTGGCGATGGTGGCATAATCGTTGCCACCAACAGCCCATGGAACCCAAGGGGCACTGGAGTGAATGAGAACATGGTATGGGTGGTGGCGGGCACCTCCAAGGAGGAGGCAAATGCCGCTGCAGAGCTCGTGGCGAAAACCCCCGAGAGGCTGCACTACTTCTACTCGGTGGCGGTGGTGAATGGAGATGTGGTGAGGGTACCCCAATGA